The Photobacterium sp. TY1-4 DNA window ATTCATCACCAAATGGTCCTGCTCTTGAAAAGAATCCGCGCATTCGACCGTTGGGCTCGGCATATCAAAATCAGTGCGGCCGATACAATCTAAATGATGGTTAACACCGATGATATTTCCATATTCCTCGTTGGCGTAGACAAAAACAGAGTCTTTATCTTTACATCCCCAGCAACCGGGAAGTTGATCAAAGAGGTGGATAAGAGAGGGGTCGACTTTTTCTTTCACGGTGCAGTGCCTGGTCAATAGCGGATAGATTCACGGACTGGACAAAGTGTAATAGAAAGGAAAAATCTTACAATATCTCAATGCCGGATAGTTGGACACAAATCCAGAGAAAGGCAAAAAAAAGCCGGTCCAAGATGACCGGCAAAGACAAGAGTTTGACTCCGAAGAGCACAATCCTGTACGACGTGTAGAAGAGGTATCCAATTTAGTTCATATCTTTGATATGAGGGTGTATATCAAAGAAAACTCAATTGGCATGTATCCAATTGGATACTGCAAACAGTGAACTGTGTAGTTAGCTCCCTGTCTACGAGATGAAATATAGCGAATCGGGGTCGGCGAGATAAGGGGGGAAATCACCTATTGACATCGTTTGGATTATCTGAATGTTGATTATTTTGCTGTCGCGCCATATGCCGCAAAAAATTATGCATCATTTTGATTCTATTGTGAAAATAAAAAATGGAGCAAAAGCTCCATTTTTGATTAACGATGCATTTTGGCCGCATGAATTATACTGTTGCCGATCTGCCAGAGCGGTCACTGATGCCGCAGGCTTGAGCCCGGTGAAAGGTTCGGGGTTAAACCCATTCAAACCACGCAAAATAACCGTAGGCGACCACTAAGGCCGGGAGGGTTGAGTAAACCGTTGCCATCAAGGCTGCTTTCGGAGCCAGCGCAATTGCCGGGAAGAGGGCGTCGCCGTCATTGCTGATCGCATTGCCTAACTGTGCAGACAGTGGCACTGCGCCGGTGAGATATAAGCTGGTCACCAAAATCTGTGGGCCACAGCCGGGCAACAGGCCTACCATCACGCCCATCAGTGGCAGCAAGATGTACCATTGGGAGAAAAATTCGGTTGGATCCAATCCGGTCCAGAAAATCGTCAGTTCAAACAGCAGGAACGCTCCTACCACCCAGCTGGTGACGAAGTTGGTATCCTGGGCGACTCGCTGAAACAGGGTGTTGGTGGTGGGTTTTGGGTCTTCGGACACTGCAGATTGGTAGTTTGTGACATCCCGGCTGGTTGCCCACAGGAGCATTGCGACGAGGGCTGCGACGGCACCGATGATGCTGATGGTGCCACTGCCAAGGTGGAACATCTGATCAATATCGAGCTGGAGTGAACCCATGACGGCAATCACCGCAGCGGGAAGCAGCGCCCATTTCCAGAACAGTCCTTGCAGCTTCAGCGTTGAAGCCGTTGGCCGGTCTGATGATTGACCGGCGGCCTCTGGAGCATGTTGCGGTTTGGCCGGGCGC harbors:
- a CDS encoding putative manganese transporter, with the translated sequence MASLQKVFNQQLQSHRWRLANKRLILPVCLFALLLTPSTTELTVGVLADAFWQVASYVAATLALYHVIADRLARKSKLTHLLEGQSRYQVLFASLMGALPGCGGAIVVITQFVSGKLSFGAVVAVLTATMGDAAFLLLAAQPTTGLAIVGTGFAVGLISGLIVDRIHGPDFMRPAKPQHAPEAAGQSSDRPTASTLKLQGLFWKWALLPAAVIAVMGSLQLDIDQMFHLGSGTISIIGAVAALVAMLLWATSRDVTNYQSAVSEDPKPTTNTLFQRVAQDTNFVTSWVVGAFLLFELTIFWTGLDPTEFFSQWYILLPLMGVMVGLLPGCGPQILVTSLYLTGAVPLSAQLGNAISNDGDALFPAIALAPKAALMATVYSTLPALVVAYGYFAWFEWV